One stretch of Oncorhynchus clarkii lewisi isolate Uvic-CL-2024 chromosome 1, UVic_Ocla_1.0, whole genome shotgun sequence DNA includes these proteins:
- the LOC139377672 gene encoding tropomyosin alpha-1 chain-like isoform X1 has product MSHTALHSLEDELLSLQNNLKGTEDELDKYSEALKDAQEKLEQSEKAAADAEGDVAGLNRRIQLVEEELDRAQERLATALQKLEEAEKAADESERGMKVIENRASKDEEKMEMQEMQLKEAKHIAEEADRKYEEVARKLVILEGELERAEERAEVSELKCSDLEEELKNVTNNLKSLEASSEKYSEKEDKYEEEFKVLSDKLKEAETRAEFAERTVAKLEKFIDDLEEKLAGAKEENLGMHQVLDQTLQELNSL; this is encoded by the exons CTGGAAGACGAGCTGCTGAGTCTGCAGAATAACCTGAAGGGGACTGAAGACGAGCTGGACAAATACTCTGAGGCCCTCAAAGACGCCCAGGAGAAACTGGAACAGTCTGAGAAGGCCGCCGCAGAC gCGGAGGGTGATGTGGCGGGTCTGAACCGCAGGATCCAGCTGGTGGAGGAGGAGTTGGACCGGGCCCAGGAGAGGCTGGCCACTGCGCTGCAGAAACTGGAGGAGGCAGAGAAGGCTGCGGATGAGAGCGAGAG AGGCATGAAGGTGATCGAGAACCGGGCCTCCAAGGACGAGGAGAAGATGGAGATGCAGGAGATGCAGCTAAAGGAGGCCAAACACATCGCTGAGGAGGCCGACCGCAAATACGAGGAG GTGGCCCGTAAACTGGTAATCCTTGAGGGAGAACTggagagagctgaggagagggCCGAGGTCTCAGAACT TAAATGCAGTGATCTGGAGGAGGAGTTGAAAAATGTGACCAACAACCTAAAATCCCTAGAAGCCTCATCTGAGAAG TACTCAGAAAAAGAGGACAAGTATGAGGAGGAGTTCAAGGTTCTTAGTGACAAGCTGAAGGAG GCTGAGACTCGTGCAGAGTTTGCAGAGAGGACAGTGGCTAAACTGGAAAAGTTCATTGATGACCTGGAAG AAAAATTAGCAGGTGCCAAAGAAGAGAACCTGGGAATGCATCAAGTCCTGGATCAAACACTGCAAGAGCTCAACAGCTTATAA
- the LOC139377672 gene encoding tropomyosin alpha-4 chain-like isoform X2, which translates to MSGLNSLDAVKRKIQCLQQQADDAEDRAQVLQRELDGERELREKAEGDVAGLNRRIQLVEEELDRAQERLATALQKLEEAEKAADESERGMKVIENRASKDEEKMEMQEMQLKEAKHIAEEADRKYEEVARKLVILEGELERAEERAEVSELKCSDLEEELKNVTNNLKSLEASSEKYSEKEDKYEEEFKVLSDKLKEAETRAEFAERTVAKLEKFIDDLEEKLAGAKEENLGMHQVLDQTLQELNSL; encoded by the exons ATGTCGGGTTTGAATTCTTTGGACGCTGTGAAAAGAAAAATCCAGTGTTTGCAACAGCAAGCCGACGATGCAGAAGACCGAGCCCAGGTTTTACAGAGAGAACTGGATGGGGAACGAGAACTTCGGGAGAAA gCGGAGGGTGATGTGGCGGGTCTGAACCGCAGGATCCAGCTGGTGGAGGAGGAGTTGGACCGGGCCCAGGAGAGGCTGGCCACTGCGCTGCAGAAACTGGAGGAGGCAGAGAAGGCTGCGGATGAGAGCGAGAG AGGCATGAAGGTGATCGAGAACCGGGCCTCCAAGGACGAGGAGAAGATGGAGATGCAGGAGATGCAGCTAAAGGAGGCCAAACACATCGCTGAGGAGGCCGACCGCAAATACGAGGAG GTGGCCCGTAAACTGGTAATCCTTGAGGGAGAACTggagagagctgaggagagggCCGAGGTCTCAGAACT TAAATGCAGTGATCTGGAGGAGGAGTTGAAAAATGTGACCAACAACCTAAAATCCCTAGAAGCCTCATCTGAGAAG TACTCAGAAAAAGAGGACAAGTATGAGGAGGAGTTCAAGGTTCTTAGTGACAAGCTGAAGGAG GCTGAGACTCGTGCAGAGTTTGCAGAGAGGACAGTGGCTAAACTGGAAAAGTTCATTGATGACCTGGAAG AAAAATTAGCAGGTGCCAAAGAAGAGAACCTGGGAATGCATCAAGTCCTGGATCAAACACTGCAAGAGCTCAACAGCTTATAA
- the LOC139378207 gene encoding small ribosomal subunit protein eS27-like isoform X2: protein MSLTKDLMHPTLEAERQRHKKKRLVQSPNSYFMDVKCPGCYRITTVFSHAQRVVPCGGCSFVLCQPRGGKCRLTEGCSFRRKQC, encoded by the exons ATGTCG CTCACTAAGGACCTAATGCACCCTACTTTGGAGGCTGAGAGGCAAAGACACAAGAAGAAGAGGTTGGTTCAGAGTCCCAACTCCTACTTCATGGATGTAAAATGCCCTG GCTGCTACAGGATCACCACAGTGTTCAGTCATGCCCAGAGAGTGGTGCCCTGTGGCGGCTGCTCCTTCGTCCTGTGCCAGCCCAGAGGGGGGAAATGCCGCCTCACTGAGG GCTGCTCCTTCAGAAGAAAGCAATGCTGA
- the LOC139378207 gene encoding small ribosomal subunit protein eS27-like isoform X1 has protein sequence MSLTKDLMHPTLEAERQRHKKKRLVQSPNSYFMDVKCPGCYRITTVFSHAQRVVPCGGCSFVLCQPRGGKCRLTEGKKTVVQSHCSITYTVA, from the exons ATGTCG CTCACTAAGGACCTAATGCACCCTACTTTGGAGGCTGAGAGGCAAAGACACAAGAAGAAGAGGTTGGTTCAGAGTCCCAACTCCTACTTCATGGATGTAAAATGCCCTG GCTGCTACAGGATCACCACAGTGTTCAGTCATGCCCAGAGAGTGGTGCCCTGTGGCGGCTGCTCCTTCGTCCTGTGCCAGCCCAGAGGGGGGAAATGCCGCCTCACTGAGGGTAAGAAGACTGTTGTACAATCACATTGCTCAATAACTTATACAGTAGCATAG
- the LOC139378046 gene encoding ras-related protein Rab-8A-like, with protein sequence MAKTYDYLFKLLLIGDSGVGKTCVLFRFSEDAFNSTFISTIGIDFKIRTVELDGKKIKLQIWDTAGQERFRTITTAYYRGAMGIMLVYDITNEKSFDNIKNWIRNIEEHASADVEKMVLGNKCDVNDKRQVSKDRGEQLSLEYGIKFMETSAKANINVENAFMTLARDIKAKMDKKLEGNNPQGSSHGVKITEQPKKSSFFRCTLL encoded by the exons ATGGCGAAGACTTACGATTACTTGTTTAAACTACTGTTAATCGGCGATTCTGGCGTCGGAAAGACGTGTGTGTTGTTCAGGTTTTCAGAAGATGCCTTCAACTCAACATTTATCTCCACAATAG GTATTGACTTTAAAATTAGAACTGTAGAACTAGATGGTAAGAAGATCAAGCTACAGATATG GGACACAGCTGGCCAGGAGCGGTTTCGAACAATCACAACGGCATACTACAGAGGAGCCATG GGCATCATGTTGGTCTATGACATCACCAATGAGAAGTCGTTTGACAACATCAAAAACTGGATAAGGAATATAGAGGAG CATGCCTCTGCTGACGTGGAGAAGATGGTTCTGGGAAACAAGTGTGACGTCAATGACAAGCGACAGGTGTCCAAAGACAGAGGGGAGCAG TTGTCGTTGGAGTACGGTATCAAGTTTATGGAGACCAGTGCAAAGGCCAATATCAACGTGGAGAAT GCATTTATGACCCTTGCCAGAGACATCAAGGCGAAAATGGACAAGAAactg gaggGCAACAATCCTCAGGGCAGCAGTCATGGTGTGAAGATCACAGAACAGCCCAAGAAGAGCAGTTTCTTCCGCTGCACCCTCCTGTGA